Below is a genomic region from Desulfuromonas sp..
GGCGAGCTGCAGGTGCAGCGCCTGGTAGGTGGTCGTCTCGTCGACCGACCAGCCGTGAATGAGGAATACCCTCTGCTTCACCCTTCCCCCCGAAAACGAAATAAGCCGCCTGAACGGTGTGTTCACCCCGATCCGACGGCCTCAATACATCAACAACCCCTCCGAAAGCATACTGTATACAAATGAATGGCTTATTAAATAACAAAAACAATGTGAAACTGTCAATAATTTTAAGTGGCTGAAATAACTCTGCGGCAATCCCCCTCACCCGCCCTTCGGGCACCCTCTCCCCGGGGCGAGGGGAACCATGTCCCGGCCAATTCCGTTCCCGGCTCTGGATTTGAGACAAAAACGACCATGGCGTTTGACGTCATATGTCGCCCCACGAAGTGCTGCTCGAAGAGTTTCTCGGGCCGATGGACCTCAGCCAGAACCGCCTCGCGCGGGAGATCAGCGCCCCCCCCCGCCGGATAAACGAAATCGTGAATGGCAAGCGGGCCGTCACCGCCGACACGGCACAAAGGCTGGCGCGCTATTTCGGCAACAGCGAAGGGTTCTGGATGGGGCTTCAGGCCGAGTTCGACCTGGAGAAGGCGCGGGCGGCGTAGAACTCGACAGAGGCTGCGGCGCTGCATTTTCTTTTCCTTCCTCACCCAAAAGACGAAAGCCGCCCGGCAGTGCTCCTGCCAGGGCGGCTTTTCTATTTTTCCACAAAAGATGGCGGATCAAATTGACGGGGACCACGTGCTGCCCCTATCTCGCCCCCGCCGTTCCGGAGTTATTCGTAATGCGTCCACATCCGCAGGACCTTCACCGTCCGTAATTCTTCCAGAACCTGGTAGACAAGACGGTGCTGGATGTTGATCCGGCGGGAATATGCACCGGACAGATCACCGACAAGTTTTTCGTATGGCGGTGGCGCCTGGAAGGGATTTGCCGCCAGGACGTCAAGCAGCTTTTCAGCTTTTGGTTTCAGCCCCGATGCCGAAAGTTTCTTCGCATCCTTTTGGGCCTGCTTAGTGAAAATGATCCGCCAACTCACCAGTCAAGTTCCTCGTCGCACTCCTCTACCGGGGTCTTCATCCCTTCGACAATAGACTCCCTCATGCCAGGGACGGAATGGAGGTGCAGAGTCTCCTGCACCGCCCGCCAATCGTCTTCGGAGATCAGAACGGCGTTGCCGCGCTTGCCGGTAATCTGGATCGGAACATGGGAATCGGAAACTTCATCCAGAAGTTTGTAGAGCCTTTTTCTTGCGTCCGTTGCCGTGATTGTCGTCATAACTGCCCCCTCTTCTACGTACGCTAAAGCGTACTCTCATCGAGGGCAATTGTCAACACCTCAAGCATGACAGGGATATTGGCCATCGACATGCTTTTTCCCGGCGATGCAACGAACGCTCATAAAATCAGGAAGTGAAACTCTACGCTCCCACCTGGCGAGCAGAGCCCGTCAGCTACAATCGGCAACGCATACACCCTCCCCCTCCGCAATCCTTGATTTTTCTAACCCGATCCACCTATAGTGAAAGCATCGCGCCCGCACCCGGCCCCCAACCGCTCCGGCGCCCCCACCCCGAGGACAGAACGAGTGCACGAAGTCGGCATCACCCGCAGCATCGTCGAAATCGCCGAGCGCACCGCCCGGGAGGAGGGCGCGAAGAAGGTCCTCTCGGTGACCGTGGCCATCGGCGCCCTCTCGGGGGTCGTCCCCGAGGCGGTGGAGTTCTGCTTCGAGGCCTGCACCCGGGGAACGATGCTGGAGAAAGCCCGGCTGATCGTCGAGCGCGTCCCCGGCCGCGGCCGCTGCGCCGACTGCGGGGGGGAGCCTGAGATCGACCCGTACACCTTCGACTGCCCCGCCTGCGGCGCCTTCGGCCTGGAGAGGCTGCAGGGGGATGAACTGAA
It encodes:
- a CDS encoding Txe/YoeB family addiction module toxin, which gives rise to MSWRIIFTKQAQKDAKKLSASGLKPKAEKLLDVLAANPFQAPPPYEKLVGDLSGAYSRRINIQHRLVYQVLEELRTVKVLRMWTHYE
- a CDS encoding type II toxin-antitoxin system Phd/YefM family antitoxin; the protein is MTTITATDARKRLYKLLDEVSDSHVPIQITGKRGNAVLISEDDWRAVQETLHLHSVPGMRESIVEGMKTPVEECDEELDW
- the hypA gene encoding hydrogenase maturation nickel metallochaperone HypA, translated to MHEVGITRSIVEIAERTAREEGAKKVLSVTVAIGALSGVVPEAVEFCFEACTRGTMLEKARLIVERVPGRGRCADCGGEPEIDPYTFDCPACGAFGLERLQGDELKILEMEID
- a CDS encoding HigA family addiction module antitoxin, which codes for MSPHEVLLEEFLGPMDLSQNRLAREISAPPRRINEIVNGKRAVTADTAQRLARYFGNSEGFWMGLQAEFDLEKARAA